The genome window TCTTACCTCTATAAGTTTAGCTCCAACCATCTCTGCAACTCTTTTTGCGAATTCTTTTCGATCGTCAATTTCCTTAATTCCTATTTTTACCTTTATAACTTTATGTTCATTTAATCTTCTTTTTATCTCATTTATCATACCTTCGGTTACACCATACTTTCCTATTCTTATATCCGCTCTTTCAGCCCTAATTTTCTTTATTAGATCCTTTATTTCTTGAGAGTACATATCTCCTTTGCCAATTACAAATAAGACATGTTCTAATTAAAATCTTTGACCTAATTCTTCTTCTTTCAGTTACGCCAATAATTAAAGGTGTGTAACATTTTCTACAAAACATGCGTTTGTACTTTAAGGGAATTTTGACTCTACCTTTTCTTGAATACATTTCAGCTAACTTTATGTATTCTCTTGCTATTTCTAAGTCTCCCTTCTTTGCAGTAATGTAAGCTAGCTCTATAAGCTCAATAATTCTTTTCTTAATCTTGTTTTTTATTCTCACGATAACTACTAAACCCCCTTATGTTAAAAATATTCTATGAATTTAAATATTATCTTACTAGAAGCTAGTCTAGAACTAGTCCCAAAAGAAATAGTTAATCATCCAGCTGTTATTAAAAACGCTAAAAGAAGGAATAAAAAACCTGAAGAGACTTTACTGGATATTTCCTTACACTATCATGCAATGAAGAGTTTAGAAAATAGTCATAAAAGAGGCAGACCGGATATTTTACACCAGGCCTTACTTGTAATTTTAACTGATCCATTAATTAAAGGTGACTTATTTATACATACTATACAATCTAAGATAATTAAGGTAAATCCCAACATGAGACCACCTAAAAATTATTTGAGATTTATGGGATTAATGGAGCAATTATTGAAATACGGTAGAATCCCCATTAATGGTAATGAGAGTCTAATGGAAGTTACAAATCTTACGCTAGAGGAAATTGCAACCAAATACAACTTAATATTATTGTCAGAAAAAGGAGAAAAAATAAATCCAGAAGAACTCTGTAAGTTAGATGAAAAATGGATTTTAGGAATAGGAGCTTTTCCTCATGGAGAGTTCTCTGAAAAAATTTTGGGTTTAGCTAAGAAAATTTACTCCATAAGCAAATTTCAACTGGAAACCCAGCAAGTTTTATGCCGAATCTTATCTGCTTGTAACTCTATTTTAGGTTGGCCTTAGCTTTAATGGTAACTATTCCACCAGGTACTACATCTACATCTTGTATCGACAAATTATATGCCTCTGCAATTTTTGAGAATATCTTTCCTGCACATAAGGTAGAGATTAAACTAAATCCTGTTCCAGTTATTCTAAATTCTATTACGTCACCAGCATTTTTAATTGCAACGTTTCTTATTGGCAGGATAATTTTTATTGCATTATAAAAATCAAATAATTCGTCGAGCGTTGAGGCTTTTGATCTTAAGAACGAACCTATTTGCTCTCCTACTTCTTCACACATATTCTCATACTGCTTACTGTCTTTTTCGTAAGCCAACTTGGTTAAGTTCTCAAGGAACCAACTTGTTACTGGAACTATATCTAATGCCTTCGATATTGAGTAATAATCTACTAAACTTTCTAGTGTGCTTGCATCCTCACCCTCTTTCAATAGTTTCAGCAAGGCTTTAAGAGCAGCGTTAGTCAATGAATAAATAGTATAACCTCTCTTCTTTGCCTCGTTTTCCAATTGTTCAATCAAGTCAGCTTCAGCTGCTATATTAACTCTTGGCATAATCTGTCTATAGAAAGTTTGTAAAAAGACTATTTATATTTAGTCATGCTATCGTTTAAACTTATTTTAAAAACTATGAATGAGGTGTGAAAGCGATCAAATCAAAAATTACGAATAGTATTAATAATACTATAAACACTCCTAAATACCAATTATCATCAATAAATAATGCCTTTACCAGATCGGCCCAACTCTTTATTTCGTTTTTCTTTTGACTCAAGTAAATCCACCATTTTAATTTATGTTTTTCCCATTTATAACTTTTGCTCTAATATATATGCGAAATTTTATTTATGAAACAAATTATATATACTAGGAGATAAGACGTAAAGTGAGTTGGATTGTGATACCATACTAGACTATCTTAACATAGCGAATTGCTCGGCTTTCGTGAATGTGGCATCATCTTGAGACGATTTTCTGCTTTTTGGAGTAATCTCAATCCCCTACACTCACATTGAACTTATCTACTTAGTCCTCTTGTGGAAAAGTTGATGAGAATTTGTTCTCCTTAGCCTTTGAAATTTTACCCAAGTGTATGATTTAGCTCCTTCAGCCTAGGCCTGAAACTTCTCATTTTTTCCTCAAAATAAATACCAGCAGTTATCATATTTTCCCTTAGTAGTACCGAGTCTACGGTACTACCTAGAAAGTTTTTAACATTCTAGGTCATTTTATTAAAAGGT of Sulfolobus sp. E5-1-F contains these proteins:
- a CDS encoding YhbY family RNA-binding protein; this translates as MYSQEIKDLIKKIRAERADIRIGKYGVTEGMINEIKRRLNEHKVIKVKIGIKEIDDRKEFAKRVAEMVGAKLIEVRGYTFILAKVDSSRQDKD
- a CDS encoding ribonuclease P protein component 4, with translation MRIKNKIKKRIIELIELAYITAKKGDLEIAREYIKLAEMYSRKGRVKIPLKYKRMFCRKCYTPLIIGVTERRRIRSKILIRTCLICNWQRRYVLSRNKGSNKEN
- a CDS encoding 16S rRNA methyltransferase; amino-acid sequence: MNLNIILLEASLELVPKEIVNHPAVIKNAKRRNKKPEETLLDISLHYHAMKSLENSHKRGRPDILHQALLVILTDPLIKGDLFIHTIQSKIIKVNPNMRPPKNYLRFMGLMEQLLKYGRIPINGNESLMEVTNLTLEEIATKYNLILLSEKGEKINPEELCKLDEKWILGIGAFPHGEFSEKILGLAKKIYSISKFQLETQQVLCRILSACNSILGWP